The Malus domestica chromosome 10, GDT2T_hap1 nucleotide sequence GTCTAGACCCGCCTAGGCCCTAGGCGGTTGGCCACCATCCCAATTAATGCCTAGGAGTTTGAAAATCTCAAAAGGGTGCCTAGACTTGCTGAAGCACTCACCTAGACCACTTAGGCACCCGCTCAGACTACCCAGACCCGCCTAGACATctgcctaggttgcaactcacttagacaaaaaatagataactttcattttgcattatttttttaataaattgtaagagatttgttgaatacttaaatgaacacacattatatgtttgttcctcatgtttttattatgtttcaatattcataatatatatgtcattttattttgtaatttatgttataattatatatattttaagtataaacagacatttatttacacaaaatataacagatttacttaaatccgtctaGGTTCTTTCTAGCCGCCTAGCCGCTAGGCCCTAGCCCACCGCCCGACTAGGAATTCAAACTCTGAGTCTAGACATAAGAAGAAACAATTCAATTTTGTCTTTTCTCTATTATCTTTTATAATGTGAACAAAATGATCTACGTATGCGATGAGGTAACAAGACCATATGGTTCAAAACGTCAAAGCGTTTATATATTCAAAGATAACGACTTTGCCAGAACATGacctttttaaaaagaaaaagtccTCAAATCCCAAGTCTCAAAGTAATATATTGAATCTTTCAGCTCATTGTTTAGTATCAACTCTCTTCATCACCATCTATTGTTTGAGCTGCTTTGTGCATTCTGTCAAGTCCCCATGGATACTAAATCCCATAAGCAGCTTCACATTTTCTTCTTCCCATATATGGCTCAAGGGCACACCATACCCCTTATAAACATGGCCAAACTATTTGCTTCTCATGGTGTAAAATCCACCCTAATAACCACCCCTCTCAATGCACCTCTCTTTTCCAAAGCAATCCAAGGCACCAAGCAATTGGGATTTGATATTGAAATTCTTGTCATCAAGTTCCCAACTGAGGAAGTTGGGTTGCCTCAAGGATGTGAAAGTGGTAACTTAGCTACCACCActgagatgaaggaaaagttCTTCAAAGCCACCTTCCTTCTTCAACCACAAATTGAGCAGGTCTTAGACGAACACCGCCCTCATTGCCTTGTTGCTGACGCTTTCTTTCCTTGGGCAACAGATCTTGCCGCCAAGTTTGGTATTCCAAGGATCATATTTCATGGTGTTGGTTTTTTCGCTTTGTATGCTACTCTTAGTGTGCTGTTGTACGAGCCTCACTTGAAGCTGTCATCGGATTCAGAAGTTTTTACTATTCCTAATTTTCCAGTTGAGATCAAGCTGATTAGAAGCCAAATACCGGCCTTTATCAAGCAAAATGCTGAAACCGAATTCACCAAGTTGTTTAAGGCTGCGAGAGAGTGTGAGGAAAAGAGCTTTGGGTTTATTATTAATAGCTTTTACGAACTTGAACCGGCTTTTGCAGATCATTACAGGACAGCGTTTGGGAGGAAGGCATGGCATATAGGCCTGATTTTGTCATGGAATAAGGCAGCAAATGACGAAGCTTCCCTTGGTCAGCACAAGTCCTTGAATTGGCTTAATTCTAAGAAACCAAATTCAGTTGTTTACATATGTTTTGGAAGTATGACCAATTTCATTGACTCTCAGCTCCTAGAAATTGCAACGGGGCTTGAGGCTTCTAGGCAGGGATTCATTTGGGTtgtgaagagagaaaagaatgaTAAAGAAGAGTGGCTTCCTCAAGGGTTTGAGAAGAGAATGGAAGGTAAAGGACTaattataagaggttgggctcCACAAGTGCCGATTCTTGAGCACGAAGCAATCGGAGGCTTTGTGACGCATTGTGGGTGGAACTCTATCCTTGAAGGAGTGTCTGCTGGGGTACCAATGATCACATGGCCCGTGTCGGCTGAGCAGTTTTACAATGAGAAGTTGGTGACTGTGGTACTGAGAACTGGGGTTGCTGTTGGTGTTGAACAGTGGAGTACATTTGTAGATGTGAAGAAGGAAGCCAGTGTGAAGAGGGAAGCCATAGAAAAGGCTATAAATCAAGTCATGGTGAGTGAAGAAGCAGAGGGAATGAGAGCCAGAGCCAGGGTACTTAGAGAAATGGCAACGAGGGCTGTTAAGGAAGGTGGTTCGTCCTTCTCTGATTTAACTTCTCTACTTGAAGAATTGGGGTCCCTTGGAGCATGAAGTACTTTCAGCCAAAATAACATCacttttttgtgtttgtgtgCGTTTTTATGGAGATTAATCCAATTTTTGCGGCATCTATatctaaaatttcaaattaatagcaaatgaaagaaaaagaatatctATATATTTGATACAAGCGATATTGGGATAAGAGGGAAATTGAAATTAAAGCATCGAATATAAGAGTGATATGCTAGAAACTAACACTCAAACTAAATCTTGCGAATTATGTAATCATAGAACAAgtaagtagagatcgttctaTTATGATGATTAGAAGGGCTGGTAatcaactaaaactaaaaactaaaaactaattcaaccaaaaaaaacataaaaaataaaaacaaaacaaaacaaaacgaacAACTGATGGGGTTTTGAATGAATTGAATTAAGCTAAgctgaaaattgaaattaaccAGTAAACAAAGTAAATAGGAACACTGAATTAAAATATGAGAAGGATTTAAGGCTAGCTAATGGATTCTTCTCCACccatgaaacatatgcacacAAATTGATTTCTAgttttaaaccatgaatgacaaagcCCAAAATTAATCGTGAACATCACTATTTAACTCTTGTATTTTCCTAAGCTCATTGAATCGGACAAAGCGTCGCACATCTCAAATCGTTATTCTCAAGTTTTCtaactatgaacaacatgatagcaATGCATATTCAAAGATCAAtaatgtgaaaatcataagttttgacaaggcaattgtaactatgaacaacatgatactcTTGCAAATGATTTAACTTAATTTCATCAACGTTCACTTTACTAATTATGAATacaagttcataatgattaggtgaactTCACTTGTATTCTAGCCCCAAATTCCTGCACGCAAACTAAATTCGCATTTTATCAAACACCAATTGggtgtaatcaattcatataaaacatatgttcatggctttgaattcacctttaGCTAAAAATAACTTCGTTACAATgttgagaaaagaaaatgataaaaaaattgaaacaaataacaAGGATAGAAACTAAGAACTTCTATAACTTCACAGGAACTGATGAATGGATGAGGTAATGGCTTCTAGAACGGTTTTGCACGGCTAGAATTGTTTGTGAAGATTGCTACGGTTTTTAGTATGGAAACGGCATGGTTTTGATAAGTTAAAAGGTTGCGGATCTGGAGTTGTCATGCAATGCTTTTTAACTCATTGGAGTGGACTTGAATTGGTTGGAACTCTTAGATTAACCGTTAGCTTGATCATGACTTTGTGCATCCTGAACTCATACGTCGTTTAATATCAATTCAAAGGGAGAACTCAAAGAATCCCGCGGAAATTTCTAGCCTGCACTAACTCGGAAttgagttttgaattttttttacagaaaGCTGACTTCCGTATCTTCATGATGATATATGGCATGAAACCCAATTTGCTCCGAATAGGTACAGTTTAATCTGGGAAATCGGTAGCGCGGTTGTGATGTGTTGCTTGAGCAGGTTTGCAGTTCAACTGCTTTGTGTGCCAGATTTGAGACCGTTCTTTCTTctggaaaattcaagaaaaataagaatCTTGTAATCAACTTCTTATCTTTCCAAGCATATGTGACGTGTCATGGAGAAAAATTGAGAAGGCCttaaaaacttctttttttcgTGGTTGCGCAGTTTTGATGGGAATGCTACTTCGACTATCTTTGTACGCATGACTAGAAGAACTAGCTTTGTAGATAATTCTAAAACTTCGGCACATCGATCTTGGGCATCTTAGATTCCATTTCCAACTGGCCTTGAGTCAAAATTCATCTGAAAAGTTGGTTTTTTGTTGCAAATCACTCAAGTGTGCAAGATGGGTTTCATGCACGATTACACGCCCAGAGCTTTTGTGAGAgtatgataagctcatatttatatacattttacataaaattcacttgtcttttcttagttagttccttatatttttgaactatttactatgtttttgtgttttgtgtgatttatcaagcaaagaaaagaaaagtagcacaagtgaattattaagtaacaaattcgtcaaaactgcctgtgcagattatctgactttggaagcatgttacaaacagttcagaatgaatgagagaatgagccttatatgcgtggaaagctacggatgtctattttctggagctatttacggattgttaatctcatgtttctagaagaagttatgggcattgtaacactaagcagatttggctaataaaaagagaaaggcaacacatgggcaaaggaaacacacacacatgggcagaaaatgggtggattggtggttgaaatgatgaagcatgtgtgtgtaaaggcaaaggaaacacacacacatgggcaaaggaaacacacacgcatgggtaggaattgtgtgtgttttgtggttgaaatgatgcaaagaacatgtgtgtgtgcaagtgtaacagcTAGGATGAtaacatggcagcaaacacatggcaaagaaaagaacatggcagcaaacacatggagcacacacatgggcagaaaatgtgggtgtttggtggttgaaatgatgaagcatgtgtgtgtaaatgtaaaggaaaacatggcagaaaatgtgtgtgtttggtggttgaaatgatgaagcatgtgtgtgtaaatgtaaaggggaaacatgacaacacacacccacacaagctgcacatgcaaaggaaatggagtggtcctatctcaagcctataaataccacctcccatattcatcaaagaCAACATATTTTCTCCTTGCTTTGGCCGAAActtcccaccaccattctctctaatttcagccaaaaaccacccctagccacaccacccatcaatcctaaacctttccataccattccccatccattctacaccataaaaaccacccaaaaccgtccaaaacctctagtgccgctgcttgcaaggaaggaaagagaaggaacatcttgtgccgtgcctatgcccaagccttgggagtgttggagcgtttctaggtgttttctatctttgatttcaatgtttaaattaagttatctttgtgtaattgcgagtatgaggaactatacccctcttagttagggggtgattcgaaactatgttcatgcttacaatatgatttgattacatccagttgtgattcataagttgtgaattcaatttacttatccgttcgtataaaaattgatttgtgtatgttggttgagagtgcacgcttaattttcatgcatgaatttgacgctagaatataagggagtttcacctaatcgttatgaacttatattcacaagtagtgaaggttgctagtcacaatcacgttaagtaaattcttggcataagtttcatgcaaatcatagtaacgagtgcctcgtcaatgcttatgtttttcatagaacttaatgattcttgcttgtatctctattatgcaattcatgtagggaacttgtagggaatgttttgggttgtcgtatgcaatcatccaacctaataacttgtggaaaaactgagggttaattagtgcaattcacggttaatttgcggcgttgagtattcatagtttatcgaaaagcaactggaaatcattttgtatgcaagtgtgacatgtgtggagaagaacatcctagctagccttccatccataagtttaattcaaattcatttacaatctgttttgttttacaaagtttgttttgttttcaaattcgtcaagaaccaatctcccatttatttcaaagtgttagattagttagtaatcactttagtttgtgtttttaagtgtcttgagtcaagtcataacccaatttcgtccaatttagtgttaggtgttcaaaactgcccagaaagtgtttttaaggcagttttgagtgtttatttgctgttttgaatctttttgtttatcttagtattttaaagtatagttttgcattctttgagtctagtttagtgttttaaactttgtttttacgttttcaagtcagtttccaagtgatttagcaatccctcctaatccccagcctagaacgatccctacttacatactttactacatttgataaaaagagggtttaatttgtgtgcttatatatttcgcatcaaatttttggcgccgttgccggggattagcaactttgctaatcccccgttgtttctttttcatgtcttttgttttacttttgatatttgatttagttttctttctttgattttaggtactagagaagtaagacatggattttgctagcattcaaactcaattggcaaatcttacttctcaattgtcacagtatGCCGAAAGgatcacaatgcaaagtgtccctacattt carries:
- the LOC103428209 gene encoding UDP-glucose flavonoid 3-O-glucosyltransferase 7-like, with amino-acid sequence MDTKSHKQLHIFFFPYMAQGHTIPLINMAKLFASHGVKSTLITTPLNAPLFSKAIQGTKQLGFDIEILVIKFPTEEVGLPQGCESGNLATTTEMKEKFFKATFLLQPQIEQVLDEHRPHCLVADAFFPWATDLAAKFGIPRIIFHGVGFFALYATLSVLLYEPHLKLSSDSEVFTIPNFPVEIKLIRSQIPAFIKQNAETEFTKLFKAARECEEKSFGFIINSFYELEPAFADHYRTAFGRKAWHIGLILSWNKAANDEASLGQHKSLNWLNSKKPNSVVYICFGSMTNFIDSQLLEIATGLEASRQGFIWVVKREKNDKEEWLPQGFEKRMEGKGLIIRGWAPQVPILEHEAIGGFVTHCGWNSILEGVSAGVPMITWPVSAEQFYNEKLVTVVLRTGVAVGVEQWSTFVDVKKEASVKREAIEKAINQVMVSEEAEGMRARARVLREMATRAVKEGGSSFSDLTSLLEELGSLGA